One part of the Solanum dulcamara chromosome 8, daSolDulc1.2, whole genome shotgun sequence genome encodes these proteins:
- the LOC129899415 gene encoding premnaspirodiene oxygenase-like — protein sequence MEILYSSTYNFVALPIFFSFLFTLFDKLLRKSSSTQEKLPPGPWKLPIVGSLHHLRGALLFPHRTLKNLATKYGPIMYLQLGEIPAVVVSSPNMAKEILKTHELAFATKPQLTSINITTYNYKDIAFAPYGDKWRQMRNICVTELLCTKMVKSFSSIRKDEIMKLVSSIRSTNGSRVVNLTEEILRYTNSVTCRSAFGKVYTNQDELINLLRNVLDTLGGFDVADLFPSWKLLHKMSGVKSKLLKMHQKVDAALENIVNEHIKNRALGSKGNGDHLIGGEDLVDVLLRIKENGELQFPITSDHIKAIISDMFAAGTETSAATIIWALSEMMRSPKIMAKAQNEVRQVFKGKTTFDEEDLDKLTYLNLVIKETLRLHPPSTLLPRECRKQTYIDGYMIPPKTRVLINIWALGRDSESWDDPENFIPERFENCRIDYMGNYFEFIPFGSGRRICPGMQFGLTNVKHPLARLLYHFDWVLPYGVSPEELDMIEKIGLSAAKQKDLCLIAIDHAQRRW from the exons ATGGAGATCCTTTATTCCTCTACTTACAACTTTGTTGCACTGCCcatattcttttcctttttgtttactttatttgaCAAATTACTTAGAAAATCATCATCAACACAAGAAAAATTGCCTCCGGGTCCATGGAAACTTCCCATTGTTGGAAGTCTCCATCACTTGAGAGGTGCATTATTATTTCCACACCGCACCCTAAAAAATTTAGCAACAAAATATGGTCCTATTATGTATTTGCAACTCGGAGAAATTCCTGCCGTAGTCGTATCGTCGCCTAATATGGCGAAAGAAATACTAAAAACTCATGAACTCGCCTTTGCTACTAAGCCACAACTTACATCCATAAACATCACTACTTATAATTATAAGGACATTGCATTTGCACCATACGGTGACAAATGGAGACAAATGCGTAACATATGTGTTACGGAGCTATTATGTACCAAAATGGTCAAGTCATTTAGTTCAATTCGGAAGGATGAGATTATGAAACTCGTCTCATCAATCCGATCCACGAATGGTTCTCGTGTTGTCAACTTAACAGAAGAAATTCTTAGGTATACAAACTCCGTGACTTGTAGATCAGCTTTTGGGAAAGTATACACGAATCAAGACGAGTTGATAAATTTGTTGAGGAACGTGTTGGATACATTAGGAGGATTTGATGTGGCTGATTTGTTCCCGTCATGGAAGTTACTCCACAAGATGAGTGGGGTGAAATCGAAACTCTTGAAGATGCATCAGAAGGTTGATGCAGCTCTGGAGAACATTGTTAATGAACACATTAAGAATCGAGCCCTTGGAAGCAAGGGGAATGGCGATCATTTAATTGGAGGTGAAGATTTGGTTGATGTTCTTTTAAGAATTAAGGAGAATGGTGAACTTCAATTTCCAATCACAAGTGATCACATAAAAGCAATCATTTCT GACATGTTTGCTGCTGGAACTGAAACTTCAGCTGCGACTATTATATGGGCATTATCGGAAATGATGAGGAGTCCAAAAATTATGGCCAAGGCACAAAATGAAGTGAGACAAGTTTTCAAAGGAAAGACAACTTTTGATGAAGAAGATCTTGATAAATTGACATACCTAAATTTAGTGATCAAAGAAACATTGAGGCTACATCCTCCGAGTACTCTACTACCAAGGGAATGTAGGAAACAAacatatattgatggatataTGATACCTCCTAAGACAAGAGTACTAATCAATATATGGGCCCTAGGAAGAGATTCAGAAAGTTGGGACGATCCTGAAAATTTTATACCAGAGAGATTTGAAAATTGTCGTATTGACTATATGGgaaattattttgagtttattccGTTTGGTTCTGGAAGAAGGATTTGTCCTGGAATGCAGTTTGGTTTAACTAATGTTAAACATCCTTTGGCTCGGCTGCTCTACCATTTCGATTGGGTGCTTCCATATGGAGTTAGTCCAGAAGAGTTGGATATGATTGAAAAAATTGGCTTAAGTGCAGCGAAGCAGAAAGATCTATGTTTAATTGCCATAGATCATGCACAGAGACGATGGTAA